From Leptospira congkakensis, one genomic window encodes:
- the pgsC gene encoding poly-gamma-glutamate biosynthesis protein PgsC, with protein sequence MNEILPLSIGLSLVVSLVFSELFGILGTGLVVPGYLALSFHHPKDIALTFLIAFLSYLCVEILSNFLLIFGKRKVVFILLFGYFFGYLLNYQVLPDLDITYLSEVRGIGFIIPGLIAIWYERQGVLETTSVLILASIFVKILLIFLLGTELETL encoded by the coding sequence ATGAATGAAATTCTTCCTCTATCTATAGGGTTAAGCCTAGTTGTTAGTTTGGTTTTTTCAGAACTGTTTGGTATTCTGGGAACAGGACTTGTAGTTCCAGGTTATTTGGCTTTATCCTTTCATCATCCTAAAGACATAGCTCTTACCTTTTTGATTGCTTTCCTTTCTTATCTTTGTGTAGAAATATTGTCTAATTTTTTACTAATTTTTGGAAAAAGAAAAGTTGTCTTCATTCTCTTATTTGGTTATTTTTTTGGATATTTGTTAAACTACCAGGTTCTTCCCGATTTAGATATCACATACCTTTCCGAAGTAAGAGGGATTGGATTTATCATTCCTGGCCTCATTGCCATTTGGTATGAAAGACAAGGTGTATTAGAAACAACATCTGTACTCATACTTGCTTCTATATTTGTAAAAATACTTCTTATTTTTCTTTTGGGTACAGAGTTAGAAACATTATGA
- the pgsB gene encoding poly-gamma-glutamate synthase PgsB, which produces MKPNAFLFFIIILILLLYYTIEYFLHTRTLKKFKHRIHVNGTRGKSSVTRLIRAGLSSTGMSVFAKTTGTMARMIFPDGSEESISRFGKPSILEQIKILKKANQKGAEIVVLECMALEPRYQWASEGQILKSDIGVITNIREDHLEVMGPNLLDVAKSLLSACPVNGTLVTGATEFESLVLDVCLDRNSKAIITKDESLQNITDEEMSKFSYWEHKENVNVALTVCKLLGVNRNQALESMWKVNPDPGALSVSPIHFFGKEFLYVNAMAANDPNSTKYIWSSVIERYPQYNKRYILFHTREDRPERSRQLTKEFANWEGYDAIILIGSSTSLAFKYLKTYSQKDIPIFVWEHLSLDGIFESLLSILPKQSLVFGIGNIVGLGMDLSLYLKNRSEQTNE; this is translated from the coding sequence ATGAAACCGAATGCCTTCCTTTTTTTCATAATTATCCTCATATTGTTACTTTATTATACTATTGAATACTTTCTACACACTCGCACTTTAAAAAAGTTCAAACACCGAATCCATGTCAACGGTACAAGAGGGAAATCAAGTGTAACAAGGCTCATACGAGCAGGGCTTTCCTCTACAGGAATGTCTGTTTTTGCAAAAACAACAGGAACTATGGCACGAATGATATTTCCTGATGGATCCGAAGAATCTATATCTCGATTTGGAAAACCTTCCATTTTAGAACAAATCAAAATACTAAAAAAGGCCAATCAAAAAGGAGCCGAAATTGTTGTATTGGAATGTATGGCCTTAGAGCCGAGATACCAATGGGCAAGTGAAGGACAAATTTTAAAATCAGACATCGGTGTGATTACCAATATAAGGGAAGACCATCTGGAAGTTATGGGACCAAATTTACTAGATGTCGCAAAATCATTGCTATCTGCTTGCCCAGTGAATGGAACTCTAGTTACTGGTGCCACGGAATTTGAATCTTTAGTTTTAGATGTTTGTTTGGATAGAAATTCGAAAGCCATCATAACCAAAGATGAATCATTACAAAACATAACTGATGAAGAAATGAGTAAGTTTTCTTATTGGGAACATAAGGAAAATGTAAATGTTGCACTCACCGTTTGTAAATTACTGGGAGTAAATCGTAATCAAGCTTTAGAATCCATGTGGAAAGTAAATCCAGATCCTGGTGCTCTTTCTGTCTCTCCCATCCATTTTTTTGGAAAAGAATTTTTATATGTGAATGCGATGGCTGCGAATGATCCCAATAGCACAAAATATATTTGGTCATCTGTTATCGAAAGATATCCTCAATACAACAAAAGATACATTTTATTTCATACAAGAGAGGACAGACCCGAAAGAAGTCGCCAACTAACAAAGGAATTTGCCAATTGGGAAGGATACGATGCAATCATTTTAATTGGATCATCAACTTCCTTGGCTTTTAAATATTTAAAAACTTATTCCCAAAAGGACATTCCCATATTTGTTTGGGAACATTTAAGTTTAGATGGAATTTTTGAATCTTTACTTTCGATTCTTCCTAAACAATCTTTGGTTTTTGGAATTGGAAATATAGTTGGTCTAGGGATGGACTTATCTTTATACTTAAAAAACAGGTCGGAACAAACCAATGAATGA
- a CDS encoding SpoIIE family protein phosphatase — MSIRYKFLLILSVSQILLVIALTTSFAYLLQSVKNIPQTQRAEDLSRNFQRELEFKEEKLRLLLEEITFNSQTRGILERGLADRSVLSKELPYLQQILKRYGLSIFEIGDNQGKVLFRVHRPKDFGDDKKNQPIIRNALNGQSTAALEDGHSGLGFRLAAPLFGRGTLLIGQVVDDNFTKTISKDNRIHLAIFQEGKVKTVGSDMIRLVMNEKPELLMEEQRFHFQNKPYYMVKIPYVGSSQSVKHLVFHVMIDENEVESKTWKIWSFFVIASLVLCGVIFLISFLFSRDMVEAIKLLTTAMVDLDQWKPETLPTHRSDEIGQMGRVFVEMKEELAEHQNHLEEMVDQRTRELNETLSEMQKLQDKQDGDYFLTSLLIKPLRGSFAKSETVSIKIFERQMKQFKFRNKQSEIGGDLSVSDSIYLMGKKYTVFLNADAMGKSIQGAGGALVMGTVFKSIITRTQKLRYMQDRHPERWLKECFQEVHNVFISFDGHMLISAILGLVDEETGTLYYINAEHPWIVLYRDGNASFLENEHSLRKIGFTEMSGDEVVIQIYPLRPGDVLILGSDGRDDLFVGQSGGNRVINDDETVFLRHVKEGSGDLNEICKVMSLFGDLTDDLSLMRIAFLEEVAYAAKESTKTNVYYQMLGEGIQSYRDKEWNNAIFALELALESEPDDLYCLRELSKLYMKSKDYEKAIELANRYLQLNPGDTDFLFYIAYAHKQRRDFVLATDFAERLRFRDPKNFNNLLLLAEILMHRRDIERSKEVLLALQEMAPENPKLLKLKNFWKKMVATSVT, encoded by the coding sequence ATGAGCATACGTTACAAATTCTTATTAATACTGAGTGTGAGTCAAATTCTTCTTGTAATTGCTCTCACCACTAGTTTTGCCTACCTTCTCCAATCGGTTAAAAATATCCCTCAAACACAAAGGGCCGAGGATCTTTCGCGAAATTTTCAAAGGGAATTGGAATTTAAAGAAGAAAAACTACGTTTGTTATTAGAAGAAATCACTTTTAATTCTCAGACTCGTGGAATTTTAGAAAGGGGTCTTGCAGATCGTTCGGTTTTGTCGAAGGAACTTCCTTATCTACAACAAATTCTAAAAAGATATGGTCTTTCTATTTTTGAAATTGGAGACAATCAAGGAAAGGTTTTGTTTCGTGTGCATCGTCCTAAAGATTTTGGAGATGATAAAAAAAACCAACCCATCATTCGAAATGCGCTGAATGGACAATCTACAGCAGCTTTGGAAGACGGGCATAGTGGACTTGGTTTTCGATTGGCAGCTCCCCTTTTTGGAAGAGGAACACTTCTTATTGGCCAAGTAGTTGATGATAATTTTACAAAAACAATTTCAAAAGACAACCGAATTCATTTAGCAATTTTTCAAGAAGGAAAAGTAAAAACAGTCGGATCAGATATGATTCGTTTGGTGATGAATGAAAAACCTGAATTGCTTATGGAAGAACAAAGATTTCATTTTCAAAACAAACCATATTATATGGTGAAAATTCCTTATGTTGGAAGTTCTCAATCGGTAAAACATTTAGTATTTCACGTGATGATTGATGAAAACGAAGTAGAATCCAAAACTTGGAAAATTTGGTCGTTTTTTGTTATCGCATCACTTGTGTTGTGTGGTGTTATTTTCCTCATTTCATTTTTGTTCTCTCGAGATATGGTAGAAGCAATCAAACTACTCACAACTGCCATGGTGGATTTAGACCAGTGGAAACCGGAAACTTTGCCAACTCATAGAAGTGATGAGATCGGGCAAATGGGAAGAGTTTTTGTGGAAATGAAAGAGGAATTGGCGGAACACCAAAATCATTTAGAAGAAATGGTGGACCAACGAACCAGAGAATTAAACGAAACTTTGTCGGAGATGCAAAAACTCCAGGACAAACAAGATGGAGATTATTTTTTAACATCTTTGCTCATCAAACCTTTACGCGGTTCATTTGCTAAATCAGAAACCGTTTCGATCAAAATCTTTGAACGGCAAATGAAACAATTTAAGTTCAGAAACAAACAATCTGAGATTGGTGGAGACCTTTCCGTATCTGATTCTATTTATTTGATGGGGAAAAAATACACAGTATTTTTGAACGCGGATGCCATGGGTAAGTCCATCCAAGGTGCCGGTGGTGCGCTGGTGATGGGAACAGTTTTTAAATCCATCATCACTAGAACACAAAAGTTACGTTATATGCAAGATAGACATCCTGAACGTTGGTTAAAGGAATGTTTTCAAGAGGTTCATAACGTTTTTATTAGTTTTGATGGACATATGCTTATATCCGCAATACTCGGGTTAGTTGATGAGGAAACGGGGACATTATACTATATCAATGCAGAACATCCTTGGATTGTATTATACCGAGATGGAAATGCAAGTTTTCTCGAAAATGAACATTCACTGAGAAAGATTGGATTCACTGAAATGAGCGGTGATGAAGTGGTGATTCAAATATATCCGCTTCGTCCTGGTGATGTGCTCATTTTGGGATCAGATGGGCGTGATGATTTGTTTGTTGGACAATCTGGCGGGAATCGAGTTATCAATGATGATGAAACTGTTTTTTTAAGGCATGTCAAGGAAGGTAGCGGAGATCTAAATGAAATTTGTAAAGTAATGTCGTTATTTGGTGATTTAACAGATGACTTAAGTTTGATGAGAATTGCATTTTTAGAAGAAGTTGCCTATGCGGCTAAAGAATCTACAAAAACAAATGTCTATTATCAAATGTTGGGTGAGGGGATTCAATCGTATCGTGATAAAGAATGGAACAATGCTATTTTTGCTTTAGAACTTGCTTTGGAATCCGAACCAGATGATCTCTATTGTTTGAGAGAGTTGTCCAAGTTGTATATGAAATCCAAGGACTATGAAAAGGCGATTGAACTTGCGAATCGTTACTTACAGTTAAATCCTGGAGATACTGACTTTTTGTTTTATATTGCTTACGCTCACAAACAAAGAAGAGACTTTGTGTTAGCGACAGACTTTGCAGAAAGACTTCGTTTTAGAGATCCGAAAAATTTTAATAACCTTCTTCTACTTGCTGAAATTCTAATGCACAGAAGAGATATCGAACGTTCGAAAGAGGTTTTATTGGCTTTGCAAGAAATGGCACCCGAAAACCCAAAACTTCTTAAACTAAAAAACTTTTGGAAAAAAATGGTAGCTACTTCTGTAACTTAA
- a CDS encoding STAS domain-containing protein, whose translation MEYTESKFDGIVVLKLFGNLDMLNAGILKERIKESASQEEHRFIFDLEGVSFIDSSGFGLIMSLNDKLSELGGGLRIVNVSKTIRQIFRISKISSVIQIFESTEEAINSFK comes from the coding sequence ATGGAATATACAGAATCTAAATTCGACGGCATTGTTGTTCTGAAATTATTCGGCAACTTAGATATGTTAAATGCCGGCATACTCAAAGAACGAATCAAAGAATCTGCATCCCAAGAAGAACATCGATTTATCTTTGATTTAGAAGGAGTCAGTTTTATTGACTCTTCTGGATTTGGACTCATCATGTCACTCAACGATAAATTGTCGGAGTTAGGTGGCGGTTTACGAATTGTAAATGTTTCCAAAACAATCCGTCAAATTTTCCGCATTTCTAAAATTTCTTCCGTAATTCAAATTTTTGAGAGTACAGAAGAAGCAATCAATTCTTTCAAATAA
- a CDS encoding serine hydrolase domain-containing protein codes for MQFRIFICLLFSLFLTNCGESEIGSFSEETKEKLRKRIKQEGFQGVVLISQDDNILFRESILTNKKKKNSQLYKKHNFPLGESTKIFTSYAIHMLEEEKKISLSDPVSKHLKWFPYSKITIGHLLRHTSGLPKIIEFLPNFDTEKPHLKRDDIKRHFLESKLKPVFPSGEYWKYSRLDYLLLSYIIEKVSGSSYSHYLKEKIFDPLGFQNTNVDTTEVLIGNSGIYSTPEDLVIFSLELKKPKLISKVSRDTFIKKTILSDSISEDPIAFGEGAFVGDYFYWTYGKEKGISNFIYHDLKSRIFITIVSPFGNSKGDLSSIKSILTEIIFDAKKLNLKKKTNLPNEVYIEDLMKIEKVPSLGIAVFRNGGLSWKKMYGTKTQHTLFRAGSLSKTMTATATLRLVESGQLDLYSNWIGKLKQYKVSVPKGKRRSVVNLDLLLSHTSGLTEKGNWDDPINSGKKHLRELKDTYTTKGNGLKLYYKPGSKSRYSGGGYSIVQEILAERTGKSFQNLMSEVVFQPLQMTRSTFRQNLTAEDDRCDGYDEQGNLLPQKSFVTPELSSGGLWTTPEEVGLLFHEVARAKQGKSNFLSKESAEYLLSPKMSAANLTVHALVAHGFFLNRTGKTEYFFHGGHTKGHKSLALFNTEKGYGVVIMTNSENGSKLIWRILRSISVEEKWDKFVN; via the coding sequence ATGCAATTTCGGATTTTCATTTGTCTTCTTTTCAGTTTATTTTTGACTAACTGTGGAGAATCCGAAATTGGCTCTTTTTCAGAAGAAACCAAAGAAAAACTTCGAAAAAGAATCAAACAAGAAGGATTTCAAGGTGTTGTCCTCATTTCTCAGGATGATAATATTTTATTCAGAGAATCCATTCTAACAAATAAAAAAAAGAAAAACTCACAACTTTATAAAAAGCACAATTTCCCGTTAGGTGAATCTACAAAGATTTTCACTTCTTATGCAATTCATATGTTAGAAGAAGAAAAAAAAATATCTTTGTCTGATCCTGTATCAAAACATCTTAAGTGGTTCCCTTATTCCAAAATTACAATTGGACATTTGTTACGCCACACATCCGGATTACCAAAAATCATCGAATTTTTACCAAATTTTGATACAGAGAAACCTCATCTAAAACGTGATGATATCAAACGACATTTTTTAGAATCTAAACTAAAACCTGTCTTTCCTTCAGGAGAGTATTGGAAATACAGTCGTCTAGATTATCTTTTATTATCCTATATAATAGAAAAGGTTTCGGGTTCTTCATATTCGCATTATCTAAAAGAAAAAATTTTTGATCCGTTAGGTTTCCAAAATACAAACGTTGATACTACGGAAGTTTTAATTGGGAATAGTGGAATTTATTCTACACCAGAAGATTTGGTAATTTTTAGCCTGGAACTTAAAAAACCAAAACTAATCTCAAAAGTATCTAGAGATACATTCATCAAAAAAACTATATTATCCGATTCCATATCGGAAGACCCGATCGCTTTCGGTGAAGGGGCTTTTGTTGGAGATTATTTTTATTGGACTTATGGTAAAGAAAAGGGAATTTCTAACTTTATTTATCATGACTTAAAGAGTAGAATTTTTATCACAATTGTAAGTCCTTTCGGAAACAGCAAAGGTGATTTATCTTCGATAAAATCAATTTTAACAGAAATCATTTTTGATGCTAAAAAATTAAATCTTAAAAAAAAGACCAATCTTCCAAACGAAGTATATATAGAAGATTTAATGAAAATCGAGAAGGTTCCTTCCCTCGGGATTGCCGTTTTTAGAAATGGGGGATTAAGTTGGAAAAAGATGTATGGAACAAAAACACAACATACTCTTTTTCGAGCAGGTTCTCTCTCTAAAACAATGACAGCAACCGCAACACTTCGATTAGTTGAATCTGGTCAACTTGATTTATATTCCAATTGGATTGGAAAACTAAAGCAGTACAAAGTGTCCGTTCCTAAAGGGAAAAGAAGATCCGTTGTTAATCTTGATTTATTATTATCTCACACAAGTGGGTTAACGGAAAAAGGAAATTGGGATGATCCCATTAATTCAGGAAAGAAACATTTACGCGAATTAAAAGACACTTATACCACAAAAGGAAATGGTTTAAAATTATATTACAAACCAGGAAGTAAATCTCGATACTCCGGTGGTGGATACAGCATCGTACAAGAAATCTTAGCCGAACGAACGGGAAAATCTTTTCAAAACCTAATGTCTGAAGTTGTTTTCCAACCCTTACAAATGACAAGAAGTACATTCCGACAAAATCTAACAGCCGAAGATGATCGTTGTGACGGTTACGATGAACAAGGAAACCTACTCCCTCAAAAATCCTTTGTCACTCCTGAACTTTCCTCCGGCGGGCTTTGGACAACACCTGAAGAAGTGGGATTGTTATTTCATGAAGTGGCGAGGGCAAAACAAGGAAAATCAAACTTTCTCTCTAAAGAATCGGCCGAATATTTGCTCTCACCCAAAATGAGTGCAGCAAACCTCACGGTGCATGCCCTTGTCGCGCATGGGTTTTTCTTAAATCGCACTGGCAAAACAGAATATTTCTTTCATGGCGGCCATACAAAGGGACATAAGTCGCTTGCCCTTTTCAACACAGAAAAAGGATATGGAGTGGTCATTATGACCAATTCGGAAAACGGTTCTAAACTGATTTGGCGAATCCTCAGATCCATTTCGGTGGAAGAAAAATGGGATAAGTTCGTCAATTAA